The proteins below come from a single Eucalyptus grandis isolate ANBG69807.140 chromosome 3, ASM1654582v1, whole genome shotgun sequence genomic window:
- the LOC104436156 gene encoding uncharacterized protein LOC104436156 translates to MPQSYTPAYYSTLHDSITSLCKTMLPFSFKKRRLPSAEHKLQQMQSDNLKWQQDSFHQMLNLMGLHKEGILGENEVSAFRSHLLETLIAAPVCHEHPTILRDKLLFLQELLYAKCITVDEYHSSKRPLLQRLAVQGAEIDARDVIIAGPKDTKENSDEEWSVIDLKDENSMLNKENLQSNNKLRQNSTMKHIKGAVSALNFGSSHKMSKGKAEKSIFDTYSQNMSSSNFEMTSSNNENPFWNGHLKEKETETQSILMAESLPQESLKESGASSKQKRKPFRTIFQKEQREGHGGDNRTGAESEERSSKSAKKQWGFEGFKKWKKHDSDDETAPLSLNERSYSEAYASIGEGPDTKQIKRKLHSDGSPSDFFIDKVLGDKIKKELSRIQTELGTTNPTMKFSDEQIEAISTKLPVDKVDLKKFFPRSWCDQYGDLVLDVVKKEFKDHVGEMEKLRNATRERHNHSTRWTTFDDDENCHPNLFAANKDYSLPQKQPFESNCFEENPFFQNYAEGYGRKY, encoded by the exons ATGCCGCAGTCGTACACTCCCGCGTACTACTCCACGCTCCATGACTCCATCACCTCTCTCTGCAAGACCATGCTGCCCTTCTCCTTCAAGAAGCGGCGCCTGCCGTCGGCGGAGCACAAGCTCCAGCAGATGCAGTCCGACAACCTGAAGTGGCAGCAGGACTCTTTCCACCAGATGCTCAACCTGATGGGTCTCCACAAGGAAGGGATCTTGGGCGAGAACGAGGTGTCGGCTTTTCGGTCGCATTTGCTGGAGACCCTCATCGCTGCACCGGTGTGTCACGAGCATCCGACCATACTGAGGGATAAATTGCTGTTCTTGCAG GAACTCTTGTATGCCAAATGCATCACGGTGGATGAGTACCACTCTTCGAAAAGGCCGCTATTGCAGAGACTTGCTGTTCAAGGAGCTGAGATTGATGCCAGAGATGTCATAATTGCTGGGCCAAAAGACACAAAAGAGAACTCTGATGAAGAATGGTCCGTCATTGACTTGAAGGATGAGAATTCCATGCTGAATAAAGAGAACTTGCAGTCAAATAACAAACTGAGGCAAAACTCGACGATGAAGCATATTAAAGGAGCAGTTTCTGCTCTTAATTTCGGATCATCTCACAAAATGAGCAAAGGCAAAGCTGAAAAAAGCATATTTGATACATATTCTCAGAATATGAGCTCATCAAATTTCGAGATGACTTCCTCTAACAATGAAAACCCATTCTGGAATGGCCATTTGAAGGAGAAAGAAACTGAAACACAGTCAATACTCATGGCAGAAAGCTTGCCTCAAGAATCTTTGAAGGAAAGTGGTGCGAGtagcaaacaaaagagaaaaccatttagGACTATATTTCAGAAAGAACAGAGGGAAGGACATGGAGGTGACAACAGAACCGGTGCTGAAAGTGAGGAGAGATCATCAAAATCAGCGAAGAAGCAGTGGGGCTTTGAAGGATTCAAGAAATGGAAGAAGCACGATTCAGATGACGAGACTGCTCCGTTGTCACTTAATGAAAGGTCATATAGTGAAGCTTATGCATCCATCGGTGAGGGACCTGATACTAAGCAGATTAAGAGAAAGTTGCACTCGGACGGTTCCCCATCAGATTTCTTTATTGATAAG GTTTTGGGTGATAAAATAAAGAAGGAGCTGTCTCGAATTCAAACAGAACTTGGCACCACAAACCCCACGATGAAGTTCTC AGATGAACAAATTGAAGCCATTTCAACTAAGCTCCCTGTGGACAAGGTTGATCTGAAAAAGTTCTTCCCTAG ATCGTGGTGTGATCAATATGGGGATCTGGTGCTCGATGTGGTgaaaaaagagttcaaggaCCATGTCGGGGAGATGGAGAAGTTGAGAAATGCTACAAGAGAGAGACACAACCACTCTACCCGATGGACGACATTTGATGACGATGAGAATTGTCACCCAAATCTTTTTGCTGCAAATAAGGATTACTCGTTGCCTCAGAAGCAACCATTTGAATCTAACTGCTTTGAAGAAAACCCTTTCTTTCAGAATTATGCCGAAGGATATGGACGGAAGTACTAA
- the LOC104436158 gene encoding LOW QUALITY PROTEIN: probable protein phosphatase 2C 27 (The sequence of the model RefSeq protein was modified relative to this genomic sequence to represent the inferred CDS: deleted 1 base in 1 codon), translating to MCVHDSEQEMENLDSSNSRPWSSHCEMLHTQMDNFDKQPPAMCPANQAGLRSSYPLESICEENVALEKRQSMLGDFIPKLRSGEWSDIGGRPHMEDTHVCIGNLAKTFGYDKLNEEVVSLYGVFDGHMGKAAAQYVRDHLPRIIVEDTDFPLKLEKVVMRSFKEVDAAFAKSCTLETSLSSGTTALTAMIFGRSLLVANAGDCRAVLSRRGKACQMSKDHRPCCPTERVRIESLGGSVDDGYLNGLLGVTRALGDWDLKGMKEMSGGGGPLSAEPELKLVTLNKEDEFLIIASDGIWDFFTSQNAIDFARRRLQEHNDVKLCCKQVVEEAIKRGATDNLTVVVVSFHLEPPPRPVVPKGKVKKSISAEGLHNLQCCLKDSIV from the exons ATGTGTGTGCACGACAGTGAGCAAGAGATGGAGAATCTTGATTCCAGCAACAGCAGGCCCTGGTCTTCTCATTGCGAAATGCTGCATACCCAGATGGACAATTTCGACAAGCAGCCTCCCGCTATGTGCCCCGCCAACCAAGCTGGCCTTCGCAGTTCATACCCA CTGGAAAGCATTTGTGAGGAAAATGTGGCATTAGAGAAACGACAGAGCATGTTAGGCGACTTCATACCCAAGCTAAGGTCTGGAGAGTGGTCTGATATTGGTGGTCGGCCCCATATGGAGGATACCCATGTTTGCATTGGCAATCTGGCCAAGACTTTTGGCTATGATAAGCTTAATGAAGAAGTTGTTTCTCTATATGGC GTATTTGATGGGCATATGGGAAAGGCTGCTGCACAATATGTCCGTGACCATTTGCCTAGAATCATAGTTGAGGATACTGATTTCCCTCTAAAGCTTGAGAAAGTCGTCATGAGGTCATTCAAAGAAGTTGATGCTGCATTTGCAAAGTCATGCACCCTCGAGACTTCCTTGTCCTCTGGGACAACTGCTCTTACTGCG ATGATATTTGGCAG GTCTTTATTGGTGGCAAATGCTGGTGATTGCCGGGCTGTACTCTCACGACGAGGAAAGGCTTGTCAAATGTCTAAAGACCACAGGCCCTGCTGTCCGACGGAGAGGGTGAGGATTGAGTCCTTGGGTGGTTCTGTTGATGATGGCTATCTGAATGGTCTGTTAGGTGTCACCCGTGCATTGGGAGATTGGGATCTCAAAGGTATGAAGGAAATGAGTGGAGGTGGCGGGCCATTAAGTGCCGAACCAGAGCTTAAGTTGGTGACATTGAACAAAGAAGATGAGTTCTTGATAATCGCAAGCGACGGGATATGGGATTTCTTTACTAGCCAGAATGCCATAGATTTTGCCAGGAGGCGGCTCCAAGAGCACAACGATGTGAAATTATGCTGCAAACAGGTAGTTGAAGAAGCAATTAAGAGAGGAGCGACCGACAATTTAACGGTCGTGGTAGTGAGTTTTCACTTGGAGCCACCTCCACGGCCGGTGGTGCCAAAGGGTAAAGTGAAGAAAAGTATCTCTGCCGAAGGACTTCACAACCTCCAATGCTGTTTGAAGGATAGTATTGTATAA